One Patescibacteria group bacterium genomic region harbors:
- a CDS encoding tetratricopeptide repeat protein → MFDDPRNVQLDPARIDPPGEGGVFEEFCVGLAKVLANDPMAQRNGRNGQSQDGVDVFARYNRGAEHWGFQAKKKDQIKGEKLTEVDIQTEVGKAKNFSPSLQCYFIITTAPRDSAAQGIARSITEAHSKEGLFSVHIWGWEDIREFLLKNKDLLFDYWPQYRPGAQTQSGQSIDEIKKNTEKILESQLSGRPNINNFGSGDVNVVVQATPAIGSGDKSDVLHAKLDVAREQINSGNPQAALISLQQMHKDAWSTADSKLKFRIITNIASAESKVGKDVDAAKHFIEAAQYASQDEQEKAMCNASTGYLLQGNKEKAMEYVDKALKANPASDRAYSLKIYATDNLSIDEIIESIPEAHRNASVVAYAIGFVARQKKDYDTAIKWFRIAVGADPNDKEITTALAETILQTIVENQTFIYGDQLTEDIRQKLKEADQIFNEAWESVSNQDIRAHKTLWLENRSLIQRLFKNYDLAIHLLDEAVEIDKGNPRLVKQKAVLLFEHNKTEEAIHLLKELVKEHQEPEIVIPAAALLRESGDYTEAVNILRNMLISTKDPMAVEEGSGLLLETLMDANRIDEAEILVQEFRQGHPDDSMSYIYAAEVAFAGKKDDIAYNLLEQAKSNITADTLPKDVIHLANLFYGKEKFNDAALLFEKVADQTIDSPLTRRLLNSYYRAGKLGEALDVIKKLKGNHSDKSWRRIADLESSIYEEIGDWIQARKVCTDYLDVHPDDQRMLIRYGTVLLKSGSPTDLAQLDEYLKSEIDVTVLPIDFWAQLIGLYEERGFAEKALAHSYEMRRKFFNLPQAHLQYVGLFFRTEKDKNIKLDHSIIQLDSAVWLGEPEAQVGSTWYILEDRKEPLLDKDEINKDHTLFDKLIGKKAGDLIVIAELGPVPQQKAVKEIKHKYVHALHESMNNFNTWFPDAAGLWSIKVDTEKRADGGPPAGIQTIFDQVKKRDDYISQVEQFYKEGKLTLGAVAKLVGRDLLEAWGGMIMPGRVGLKSSEGSPQERETALIAIRTSPTLVMDPIAIMTIHGIGLADKIVTQFGKPIVASSTMDLLRENIAEKRGIGSEGYLSIAAEGDQFVKQEITKEEIEKNIKYLDSIVKWVNDNCDVLPCDPALKIDLQMRKQIEKLLGKESYETILLAAEPGRILYSDDERLRSIAQGSYNCSGIWTQLLLMEAVRLNGLSSQEYAQATLKLMNSNYHHTSISKEVLEEAAKQASWKVAEPLTSVLGHLREGKAELLSAAAVGTEFLETVWAQTDSDVSPKAKDKIAKYLMEVLEDSRSLDEILHQVREHLDRLFANDPTKKERIKSSIRTWIKSKGVDILFE, encoded by the coding sequence ATGTTTGACGATCCTCGGAATGTACAACTTGATCCGGCGCGAATTGATCCTCCTGGTGAAGGAGGGGTGTTTGAGGAATTTTGCGTAGGTCTAGCTAAGGTTCTTGCTAATGATCCTATGGCCCAGAGAAACGGGAGAAACGGGCAATCACAAGACGGGGTAGATGTATTTGCTCGTTACAACAGAGGTGCGGAACATTGGGGCTTCCAGGCTAAGAAGAAAGATCAGATTAAAGGTGAAAAGTTAACAGAGGTCGATATTCAAACTGAGGTGGGTAAGGCTAAGAATTTTTCTCCGTCGCTGCAATGCTACTTTATTATTACCACGGCTCCACGTGATTCGGCTGCCCAGGGAATCGCTCGTAGTATTACAGAAGCTCACTCGAAGGAAGGCTTATTCTCTGTTCATATTTGGGGTTGGGAAGATATTCGAGAATTTTTGTTGAAGAACAAAGATCTACTTTTTGATTATTGGCCACAGTATCGCCCGGGGGCACAAACCCAAAGTGGCCAGAGTATTGATGAAATCAAAAAGAATACAGAGAAAATTCTGGAAAGTCAGTTATCCGGACGGCCTAATATAAATAATTTTGGAAGTGGAGATGTAAACGTGGTCGTTCAGGCTACGCCAGCCATTGGTTCTGGAGATAAATCCGATGTCTTGCATGCAAAACTTGATGTTGCGCGTGAACAAATTAATTCCGGTAATCCGCAGGCTGCTTTAATTTCTTTACAGCAGATGCACAAAGATGCTTGGTCGACTGCTGATAGCAAATTGAAATTTCGTATCATTACTAATATAGCTTCGGCTGAATCTAAGGTTGGTAAAGACGTAGACGCTGCCAAACACTTTATCGAAGCAGCGCAATACGCATCTCAGGATGAGCAGGAGAAGGCCATGTGCAATGCATCTACTGGTTATCTTTTGCAGGGCAACAAAGAAAAAGCAATGGAATATGTGGATAAGGCGCTTAAAGCTAATCCAGCCAGCGACAGAGCATATTCCCTAAAAATCTATGCTACTGACAACCTTTCAATTGATGAAATTATAGAGAGTATCCCAGAGGCTCACAGAAATGCTTCAGTAGTAGCTTATGCCATAGGCTTTGTGGCAAGGCAAAAAAAAGACTACGATACGGCAATTAAGTGGTTCCGCATTGCCGTGGGTGCAGATCCTAATGATAAGGAAATCACTACGGCCCTTGCGGAGACTATATTGCAAACTATTGTGGAAAACCAGACTTTTATTTACGGCGATCAACTAACTGAAGATATTCGGCAAAAGCTAAAAGAGGCCGATCAAATATTTAATGAGGCATGGGAGAGTGTATCTAACCAAGACATACGAGCACACAAAACTTTATGGCTTGAAAACCGAAGTCTCATCCAAAGACTATTCAAAAACTATGATCTTGCGATCCATCTGTTGGATGAAGCTGTGGAGATTGATAAGGGTAACCCAAGATTGGTTAAACAAAAAGCGGTGTTACTATTTGAGCACAACAAAACAGAAGAAGCGATCCATCTGCTAAAGGAATTAGTGAAAGAACATCAAGAGCCTGAAATTGTTATTCCAGCTGCAGCATTGTTGCGGGAATCAGGTGACTATACTGAAGCAGTTAATATTCTTCGGAATATGCTAATCTCCACTAAAGATCCGATGGCTGTAGAAGAAGGATCTGGACTTTTATTGGAAACTTTGATGGATGCTAATCGGATTGACGAGGCGGAAATATTGGTTCAAGAATTTCGCCAGGGACATCCAGACGATTCCATGAGTTATATTTATGCTGCCGAGGTCGCTTTTGCGGGAAAAAAAGACGATATAGCGTATAACCTTCTAGAACAAGCCAAATCTAATATAACTGCCGATACTCTACCTAAAGATGTAATACATTTGGCCAACCTTTTCTACGGAAAAGAGAAGTTTAATGATGCAGCATTATTGTTTGAAAAAGTAGCCGACCAAACAATCGATTCTCCGTTGACTCGCAGGCTACTTAATAGTTATTACCGTGCTGGAAAATTAGGAGAGGCTTTAGATGTGATTAAAAAATTGAAGGGCAATCACAGCGACAAATCTTGGAGACGTATAGCCGATCTTGAATCCTCTATTTATGAAGAGATCGGAGATTGGATTCAAGCCAGGAAGGTGTGCACCGATTATTTAGATGTCCATCCGGATGATCAACGGATGTTGATTCGATATGGAACGGTGTTACTGAAAAGTGGATCTCCCACCGACTTGGCTCAGCTAGATGAGTACCTTAAGTCCGAGATTGATGTCACAGTTCTTCCTATTGATTTTTGGGCTCAGCTAATAGGCTTATACGAGGAAAGAGGTTTTGCTGAAAAGGCTCTGGCGCATTCCTATGAGATGCGTCGTAAATTCTTTAATTTACCTCAAGCACATCTTCAATATGTTGGCCTGTTCTTCAGAACAGAAAAAGACAAAAATATTAAACTCGATCATTCGATTATACAGTTAGACTCTGCAGTATGGCTTGGAGAACCCGAGGCACAAGTGGGAAGCACATGGTATATTCTTGAGGATCGAAAAGAACCCCTACTAGACAAAGATGAGATTAATAAAGACCATACATTGTTCGATAAGTTGATAGGTAAAAAAGCAGGAGATCTTATTGTTATCGCTGAGTTAGGTCCTGTGCCACAACAAAAAGCGGTGAAAGAAATTAAACATAAATATGTTCATGCTTTGCACGAGAGTATGAATAACTTTAACACTTGGTTTCCAGATGCTGCGGGATTATGGAGCATAAAAGTTGATACCGAGAAGCGTGCTGACGGCGGACCCCCAGCAGGCATTCAGACTATTTTTGATCAAGTTAAGAAACGTGACGACTATATTAGTCAAGTAGAACAGTTCTATAAGGAAGGAAAATTAACTTTAGGTGCTGTAGCAAAATTAGTGGGTAGAGATCTGTTGGAAGCTTGGGGGGGGATGATTATGCCGGGAAGAGTCGGGCTCAAGTCATCTGAAGGTAGCCCGCAGGAAAGGGAAACGGCTCTGATTGCGATAAGAACTTCCCCCACACTTGTTATGGATCCAATAGCCATTATGACAATACATGGCATTGGGCTGGCGGATAAAATTGTAACTCAATTTGGCAAACCTATTGTTGCGAGTTCGACGATGGACTTATTGAGAGAAAACATAGCGGAGAAGCGAGGTATTGGCTCCGAGGGGTACCTTAGTATTGCCGCGGAAGGGGATCAATTTGTTAAACAAGAAATCACTAAAGAAGAGATAGAGAAGAATATCAAATATCTGGACTCCATAGTGAAGTGGGTTAATGATAACTGTGACGTGTTGCCGTGTGACCCAGCTCTAAAGATAGATTTGCAAATGCGAAAACAGATCGAGAAGTTGTTGGGGAAAGAGTCTTACGAAACTATTCTGTTGGCTGCGGAGCCCGGTAGGATTTTATATTCAGACGATGAAAGACTGCGGTCAATAGCGCAAGGTAGTTATAATTGTTCGGGTATTTGGACACAATTATTATTAATGGAAGCGGTGCGATTGAATGGCTTATCATCACAAGAGTATGCCCAAGCAACTCTTAAGTTGATGAATTCTAATTATCACCATACCAGTATTAGTAAGGAGGTGTTGGAGGAGGCAGCAAAACAGGCTTCATGGAAAGTCGCAGAACCGTTAACAAGTGTTCTTGGTCATTTGCGAGAGGGAAAAGCGGAATTGCTTTCAGCCGCGGCGGTAGGAACAGAGTTTCTAGAGACAGTTTGGGCACAAACAGACTCAGATGTATCTCCTAAAGCCAAGGACAAAATTGCTAAATACCTAATGGAAGTTCTGGAGGACAGTCGTTCCTTGGACGAAATCCTGCATCAAGTTAGGGAACATCTAGATCGGTTATTCGCTAATGATCCTACTAAAAAAGAAAGAATCAAATCTTCTATCCGTACTTGGATTAAATCAAAAGGCGTAGATATCCTATTTGAGTAG
- a CDS encoding DNA modification methylase — MDEKTLAIQYLPVSELKPSTYNPRRWNDSAIQQLTESVKRFGLVDPILCNSYTDRKNVVIGGHFRLKVAKDLGIKTVPVVFVNIPELERERELNLRLNRNLGEFDFKLLAEFDPALLRDIGFSSEEMDDILGIDETPEVFDLQKELDKLGIKEIDIQKGDLWKLGDHYLACGDSTDEAHITRLVCEAPPALCLTDPPYILDYLRGKKKHGKPTEGFGYKRDRKYLETDELPDDFTEKWMANIAKVANKDFSIICYENWKNIPIIWGEMIKHWKVKNMIVWHTPNRNQGFAAKYKFFSKHDIAMVGQSGNPVQNLEPEDELLQNEYTTALFAIQGKPTWEGYEKGKKYQPTDFIEFNVADEKSSGQAIIFGVKPLEILIPYIKVLTKRGDWVIEPFAGSGSTLIACEKMGRRCYISEKSPTYACVVRNRWEKLTGKKGVKVL; from the coding sequence ATGGATGAAAAGACACTGGCCATTCAGTATCTGCCCGTCTCGGAGTTGAAGCCGAGCACCTATAATCCCCGACGCTGGAATGATTCGGCGATTCAGCAATTGACCGAAAGCGTCAAAAGATTTGGATTGGTCGATCCAATTCTCTGCAACAGCTATACTGACCGAAAAAATGTCGTGATCGGTGGTCATTTTCGCCTGAAGGTGGCTAAGGATTTGGGCATTAAGACAGTGCCTGTGGTATTCGTGAATATTCCCGAATTGGAACGTGAACGGGAACTCAACCTGAGATTAAACCGAAATCTCGGTGAGTTTGACTTCAAACTACTGGCTGAATTCGACCCTGCCTTGCTACGGGACATAGGTTTTTCATCAGAAGAAATGGACGATATTCTTGGCATAGATGAAACTCCTGAGGTCTTCGATCTCCAGAAAGAACTAGATAAGCTAGGTATTAAGGAGATCGATATCCAAAAAGGTGACCTATGGAAGTTAGGTGACCACTATCTTGCTTGCGGTGATTCCACAGACGAAGCCCATATCACCAGACTAGTGTGTGAAGCTCCACCGGCGCTGTGTCTGACTGACCCCCCTTATATTTTGGACTACCTTAGGGGCAAGAAAAAGCACGGCAAACCTACTGAGGGATTCGGTTATAAGCGGGATCGCAAATATCTAGAGACAGACGAACTGCCCGATGACTTTACTGAAAAATGGATGGCAAATATCGCCAAGGTGGCGAATAAGGACTTTTCCATTATCTGTTACGAAAATTGGAAGAACATTCCGATTATTTGGGGCGAGATGATCAAACATTGGAAGGTGAAAAATATGATCGTCTGGCACACCCCGAATCGCAACCAAGGATTCGCGGCTAAGTACAAGTTCTTCAGCAAGCACGATATCGCTATGGTTGGACAAAGCGGCAACCCAGTGCAAAACTTGGAACCAGAAGACGAGTTGCTTCAAAACGAATATACGACAGCTTTATTTGCTATTCAAGGCAAGCCCACGTGGGAGGGATACGAAAAAGGCAAGAAATATCAGCCAACTGACTTTATTGAGTTTAATGTGGCGGATGAAAAAAGCTCCGGCCAAGCCATCATCTTCGGAGTAAAACCTTTAGAAATCCTAATCCCCTATATTAAGGTGCTGACCAAGCGAGGAGATTGGGTAATTGAACCCTTTGCTGGAAGCGGAAGCACTTTAATTGCCTGTGAAAAAATGGGAAGACGCTGTTATATTTCCGAAAAATCTCCTACATATGCTTGTGTCGTCCGGAATAGGTGGGAAAAGCTGACTGGCAAGAAAGGAGTGAAAGTATTATGA
- a CDS encoding phBC6A51 family helix-turn-helix protein: protein MKTMSQKQEMLEILRRTPIIQTACQKLGISRATFYRWKTESKTFAKQAETALAEGCELINDLAESQLLTAIKNQNLTSIMFWLKNHHQTYAEKLQVMAKVESKDSPLTPAQRALIKKALLLAGIYKNKSLGGKNVEPKRTK, encoded by the coding sequence ATGAAAACAATGAGCCAAAAACAAGAAATGTTAGAGATTCTTCGCCGAACTCCCATAATTCAAACGGCTTGTCAAAAATTAGGCATTAGCCGAGCCACGTTTTATCGCTGGAAAACCGAAAGCAAAACTTTTGCCAAGCAAGCGGAAACAGCTTTGGCTGAAGGATGCGAGCTGATAAACGATCTTGCAGAATCTCAACTTTTGACCGCCATTAAAAATCAAAATCTCACCAGCATCATGTTCTGGCTTAAGAATCACCATCAAACATATGCTGAGAAATTACAAGTGATGGCAAAAGTTGAATCAAAGGATAGCCCATTAACACCGGCACAACGGGCCTTAATTAAGAAAGCGTTGTTATTGGCGGGAATATATAAGAATAAATCATTAGGAGGCAAGAATGTTGAACCAAAACGAACTAAGTAA
- the terL gene encoding phage terminase large subunit, producing the protein MLNQNELSNLINQIISKKKLRIDATTKSHFLFFHMYLADYVGYETAPFQKEIFDLTQDEEQKFAVICAFRGSAKSTIMSLSYPLWAVMGQQQKKHVVIASKTQTMAKRILDNLKRELIENDLLKADMGPFRSVGGKWGGDSIELTKHKARITVVSTEEGVRGIRHGKYRPDLIICDDIEDLNSVNTQDGRNRIYSWFNGELMPAGDKRTRYIIIGNLLHSDSFIMRLKKEIVEEKRDGAFKFYPLIDDNGNCLWPGKYSTQAEIEAEKRNLADEIAWSREYLLKIISDAERVVRPETIQYWDRLPDCRNVEYAVVAIDLAIKETEAADCTAMIIGLIYGRGKDMKIYILGDMVNAKMEFDRSIEKAKELYFSLATNGYATKLWAENVGYQDAFVQELKNQGVEAEGFQPTTNKRGRLMMTTQKIKLGQVLFPPKGAETLINQLIGFGKERYDDLADAFAILVIKAMIQNTLPNDPIAVNWDFRNNSSSSSRGQGHSRRKGTLRYDMDNSDPLGWGAASKEW; encoded by the coding sequence ATGTTGAACCAAAACGAACTAAGTAACCTGATCAACCAAATCATCAGCAAAAAAAAGCTTCGGATAGATGCTACCACTAAAAGTCATTTCCTGTTCTTCCATATGTATTTGGCTGACTATGTTGGATACGAAACCGCTCCCTTCCAAAAGGAGATATTCGACCTGACTCAAGATGAGGAACAAAAGTTTGCGGTAATTTGCGCCTTTAGAGGTTCAGCTAAATCTACCATTATGAGTCTTTCCTACCCTCTATGGGCAGTGATGGGTCAGCAACAGAAAAAGCACGTGGTGATTGCCAGTAAAACTCAAACGATGGCGAAGCGTATCTTGGACAACTTGAAACGAGAGTTGATTGAAAACGATTTGCTCAAAGCAGATATGGGACCATTTAGAAGCGTAGGTGGTAAATGGGGCGGAGATAGCATTGAACTAACTAAACATAAAGCAAGGATCACGGTGGTCTCGACCGAAGAAGGAGTCCGAGGAATTCGGCACGGCAAATATCGCCCTGATTTAATAATCTGTGATGACATTGAAGATTTGAATTCAGTGAATACTCAAGACGGCAGAAATAGAATCTACAGCTGGTTTAACGGCGAATTGATGCCAGCAGGAGACAAACGGACTCGCTATATTATCATCGGCAATTTACTTCATAGCGATTCGTTCATCATGCGACTTAAAAAAGAAATCGTGGAAGAGAAGCGAGATGGAGCGTTCAAGTTCTATCCTCTGATTGACGATAATGGCAATTGTCTCTGGCCTGGAAAATATTCAACCCAAGCGGAAATAGAAGCTGAAAAAAGAAATCTGGCAGATGAAATCGCTTGGAGTCGGGAATACCTGCTTAAAATCATCTCTGATGCTGAAAGAGTTGTTAGACCAGAAACGATTCAATATTGGGATCGGTTACCCGACTGTAGAAATGTTGAATACGCAGTAGTAGCTATCGACTTGGCGATCAAAGAGACCGAAGCAGCTGATTGCACCGCTATGATCATTGGTTTGATCTATGGGCGAGGCAAGGATATGAAGATATATATCTTAGGGGATATGGTCAATGCTAAAATGGAGTTTGACAGGAGTATCGAAAAGGCCAAGGAGCTTTACTTTAGTCTTGCAACTAATGGCTATGCCACCAAGCTTTGGGCAGAAAATGTCGGTTACCAAGATGCCTTTGTTCAAGAACTAAAGAACCAGGGTGTAGAAGCTGAAGGATTTCAGCCTACTACAAACAAACGAGGCCGATTAATGATGACCACACAGAAGATTAAGCTTGGACAAGTTCTCTTCCCGCCAAAAGGAGCCGAGACGCTAATAAACCAACTAATTGGTTTTGGCAAAGAAAGATATGATGATTTGGCCGATGCCTTCGCTATTCTTGTGATTAAAGCCATGATCCAAAATACACTCCCAAATGACCCAATAGCTGTAAACTGGGACTTCCGCAACAACTCATCTTCATCATCAAGAGGTCAGGGTCATAGCAGACGAAAAGGGACTCTTCGTTACGATATGGATAACTCCGACCCATTGGGGTGGGGTGCTGCTTCTAAAGAATGGTAA
- a CDS encoding SBBP repeat-containing protein, which yields MRQTFSVLLIALLLLAVTSCAGGSGNAVSPVTEPEMTLGTMGHTGQSQTHLWGYYDIYIDIETQTAEAIPNRQAMFTANVVTFLNGNIANLNFHINSVPVGLDYLDVDIDVSITHPFPGLSQYNGYDVRGVFMGDGSATLQYNSDLHYPVLGTDQFMLADPVDEFGGPDGYTRWFNKPEFSTGGLPVLQYTQGKLATPDFNGDATLNAYKYFADGLGKNDNLWDWLNSHATQHGQFSSGTTNTRNYYLRFPNTKGITFGYAVLANWEGEASEFHPSNTPEAVTCNVVDNSNVWYVNPIQNGGNLILDISLFGWSQQPSTIFIESTVLSASHEFTLDEMTPIGGTENYSTYHVEIPADHVTGTTNNELWIIAQYNAHDYTNEFGVTNLADTDPLATFSRCNLTVSTNAPYAGGWALTWGGSGWDYGQDVAVDIAGNVYVTGAFYETVDLDPGPETDYHTSTGIANIFLSKFNPQGDFQWARTWGGPGFNGDHDYSAGVTVDKIGGIYVFGKFWGVADCDPGDGVDMQGTPNATNDFISKFDSYGNYQWARVWYMSVHVPYGIAICNANVLCVTGWFQGTKDFDPGPGIDNHTGKGYLSRFDIGGNYLGACAWDGLGLGIAADNLSNIYIAGYFDGTVDFNPGSDSDPRTSNGGRDAFISKFDVEGNYQWVRAWGGIGNDEAYGTATDNTGNVCISGPFAGLVDFDPSSGVDEHDASGGQSTFLSKFDAQGDFQWAQPWASNYSMGDIAIDPEGSIYAADAKFSSSGVFQWIHPWGGYSSRGLAIDGSKAVYATGGFLGSTDFAPHTPPCNADPDNHSSFGSCDAYLVKFLPDGCW from the coding sequence ATGCGACAAACATTTTCTGTTCTACTGATTGCTCTGCTCCTGCTTGCTGTGACCTCTTGCGCAGGCGGAAGCGGAAATGCAGTTAGTCCTGTGACTGAACCCGAGATGACACTCGGAACCATGGGTCATACAGGACAAAGCCAAACACATCTCTGGGGTTATTACGATATCTATATAGATATCGAAACCCAGACAGCTGAAGCGATACCTAATCGCCAAGCTATGTTTACTGCCAATGTGGTCACCTTTCTCAATGGCAACATCGCAAATCTGAATTTTCACATCAATAGTGTACCGGTAGGTCTGGATTATCTTGATGTGGACATCGATGTTTCCATTACCCATCCATTTCCAGGATTATCTCAGTATAACGGCTATGATGTCCGAGGGGTGTTTATGGGTGATGGTTCTGCTACACTTCAGTACAACTCTGACCTACACTATCCTGTTCTCGGAACCGACCAGTTTATGCTGGCAGACCCGGTGGATGAATTCGGTGGTCCCGATGGTTACACTCGTTGGTTTAATAAACCAGAGTTTTCCACAGGCGGATTACCAGTTCTTCAGTACACCCAAGGCAAACTTGCTACCCCCGATTTCAACGGGGATGCGACTCTGAACGCCTACAAATACTTCGCTGATGGTCTTGGTAAAAATGACAATCTCTGGGATTGGCTAAACAGTCATGCTACTCAGCATGGTCAGTTCAGTTCCGGGACAACTAACACACGCAACTATTACTTAAGGTTTCCCAATACCAAGGGAATCACCTTCGGTTATGCGGTGCTGGCAAACTGGGAAGGAGAAGCTTCCGAGTTTCATCCTTCTAACACACCCGAAGCTGTTACCTGCAATGTTGTAGACAACAGCAACGTCTGGTACGTGAATCCAATCCAAAATGGCGGGAATCTCATTCTCGACATCAGTTTGTTTGGTTGGAGTCAGCAACCCTCAACTATCTTCATCGAATCCACAGTGTTAAGTGCGTCGCACGAATTCACTCTGGATGAGATGACACCCATTGGCGGCACAGAGAATTATTCTACTTACCATGTGGAAATTCCGGCCGACCATGTCACTGGCACCACCAATAACGAACTCTGGATCATCGCGCAATACAATGCGCATGACTATACAAATGAGTTCGGGGTGACTAACCTTGCTGATACCGATCCTCTTGCAACATTCTCCCGTTGTAACCTAACTGTTAGTACAAATGCTCCCTATGCTGGGGGCTGGGCGCTAACTTGGGGCGGGTCAGGATGGGATTATGGGCAAGATGTTGCAGTAGATATTGCTGGCAATGTCTATGTAACAGGTGCATTTTATGAGACAGTCGATCTCGATCCCGGGCCAGAAACCGACTATCACACATCGACTGGCATAGCTAATATCTTTCTCAGTAAGTTTAACCCCCAGGGCGACTTCCAATGGGCGCGTACTTGGGGAGGCCCAGGTTTCAATGGGGATCATGATTATTCTGCTGGGGTGACAGTAGACAAAATAGGGGGTATTTATGTTTTTGGGAAATTTTGGGGGGTGGCAGACTGTGATCCAGGTGACGGGGTAGACATGCAAGGAACTCCAAATGCAACTAATGACTTCATCAGTAAGTTTGATTCCTACGGCAATTACCAGTGGGCACGGGTCTGGTATATGAGCGTCCATGTTCCCTACGGCATAGCCATTTGTAATGCGAATGTGCTATGTGTAACTGGTTGGTTCCAAGGTACTAAAGATTTTGATCCAGGGCCTGGGATAGACAACCACACAGGTAAAGGATACCTGAGTAGGTTCGACATCGGTGGTAATTATTTAGGCGCGTGTGCCTGGGATGGTTTAGGGCTTGGTATTGCGGCGGATAATTTAAGCAACATTTATATTGCTGGATACTTTGATGGCACCGTGGATTTCAATCCAGGCAGCGATTCAGACCCCCGCACTTCTAACGGAGGCAGGGATGCGTTTATAAGCAAATTTGATGTTGAGGGTAATTATCAGTGGGTTCGTGCCTGGGGAGGAATTGGTAATGATGAAGCCTACGGAACAGCTACAGACAACACGGGTAATGTCTGTATCTCGGGTCCGTTTGCTGGTTTGGTAGATTTTGATCCGAGCTCTGGAGTCGATGAGCATGATGCAAGTGGAGGACAATCTACATTCTTGAGTAAATTTGATGCTCAAGGTGATTTTCAATGGGCGCAACCATGGGCTAGCAATTATTCTATGGGGGATATTGCTATTGATCCCGAGGGGTCCATCTATGCCGCGGATGCGAAGTTCTCTTCTTCAGGTGTGTTCCAGTGGATACATCCATGGGGAGGTTATAGCTCCCGGGGTTTAGCTATCGATGGCTCCAAGGCCGTCTATGCTACAGGCGGGTTTTTAGGGTCAACTGATTTTGCGCCCCACACCCCTCCCTGTAACGCTGACCCAGACAATCACAGTTCCTTTGGATCTTGCGATGCATATCTTGTTAAGTTTTTACCAGATGGATGCTGGTAA